Genomic segment of Bicyclus anynana chromosome 7, ilBicAnyn1.1, whole genome shotgun sequence:
aagtaatattgtagattactttttacaaatttttgacACGTAAGAGGCCCCTGTAGTTAGGGGGTCTTGGAGGAGAGTATTGATAGGGCTGATATGGTGCTAGGCCCCTGGGTGGGTGCTTTTTGTACTGTAAGTTAGCCTGTTGATTAAAATCCAACCCACTGTTTATTCGACTAGAATATGTTCCTTATTCACCTAAACTACAATCCCTCCTGATAAAAGGTATTATAGACATGCGTTTGCGACATACAAGCTCACATACAACTGACTCGCagtgacataattattataatacataacgCCTTATCATATTATCATCACAACTAGATCCGGTTTTACTGGATCATTGAACTGACCCTACTTTATATAATCTGTATCGATTTGATTTATAACACTATAATAGCATAAAAGAAGCTAATTAAAATGTAGAACACAAAATAAATCTAGTataagatttaattatttaagttcTAGACATGTAACAAGTATAATGTtgtaataaatttgattatagaATAAGTTTACTACAAATTTGTCCGACAGTATTTCTGTGTTTTATTTTGCggattatttataattttatctatgtTTAAATTTATTCCATAGAGAGTTCGACACTATCTTACACACTATCTTGTAATTCCCCTCCATTCTCTTCTATTATACCGAAACACACCCCTATGTACCCCCTATTTATACCCcctattatgaaataaatatagtggatacgacctctgccttcaattttGAGGGAGTATTTGAATCCGGCTCGGAGCATGCAATCAAAGCatgaaaaatatcgtgaggaaacctgcacaccagcgaattttcttaattctcaaggtgtgtgaagtctgccaatccgctttgggctagcgtggtggactattaccttaacccctctcattctgagaggagactcgtggtcaatagtgagccgaaaatgggttgttaatggttATACCCGTCTTATACACAGATATCCTTTTGAACAGTCTTTTCTTTGGCATTCCTCTCTTCTTGTGTCATTTCTTTCaattgtacattttttatttgctattTTTATTCTTCCGTATCACGTCATGTCCATATCTTGTCAACTAGTAAAGAAAAGAGACGATCTAATATATCGCTTTTTAAtgataaagttaatatttttattgttgatgACGttttaagccctcattcgcacgtgcccttttttaacggacgttaaaaatacgttcaaatagaacaaatgcatcCCAAGTATATGTCCAAACTCTGTCGTGTGAACAAAAAAAGccctcgtgcgaatgagggcaactgtgaaaatatttataactcgcTTCCTAAGTTCTGTTAATCCCTTCGCATATAATATATCTGTAACTCAATAGATCAGGCCACGGCCTCAGATATGGATCCGTACAAATACTTGGGTAACGTCTGTCAATAATATCACTATAGATCAGATTACTCTGTCGCCAGCCGTGAGAGATGTGATTTTACTTGGATACAAATATTTGAAATGCGTATACGATTAGATATCTATAAGTAAGTAGTATATATCTATATAGGAAGAAAAAGACAAATTGTATTCATAATATATACTTGCAGGTACATTTTAGTCATTAAAAACGTCATCTATTCTCTTTAAAATACAATCCCaccaaaacattttaattaaacattttcataatttaaattccactgtaaaaagtaattgaaaattaacgaaagttctatacaaacttttattttccAACTTTAACGGTTGGAGGGCAAAAGgtgcaaatttatattttactagcggccgcctgcgacttcgtccgcgtggaaattaatttttcacaaatctcgcggggaccatggattttccgaCGTGAAAagtagccaaatcgcttcagtagccgttgCACAAaggacaaacatacatacttacacacaaactttcacatttatatattagtatgatagtGTGATTACGTTACGTGTgtgtacaaatataaaatattttatacttgtaCACACACGTAACTATATCGTATATATATCGATCATTAATGTAATATCTACCTAAATGCACCTATAATTTGTCAAGTACAGGGCCGACGTGTCACATGTCTACAGGCCCTGTAAATTAGCTATAGATTTTCACTCAAGAGAGGTCCGAATATCAGTTAGCTcgattaaataaaagttttaaaataatctcaAACCTACCTACACAAATACCTTGTCTAAGTAACAAATCGACcttaatattaagaaaatcgGCTAAGATCTAGAACTTAGGTATGTGTCATACCAAAAAGGAATGTGCAACAGACTAGATCTAtctttctatacttataataaaactgtaacaggtcaaattctgtacattgaagatattttgaacatTTCTGATGGAGGCCATTATAAAATCGacgtcgcgcagtttcacccgcgtggttcccgtttccgtagggatactatatagcctatatatagccttcctcgataaatggattatctaacactgaaataatttttcaaatcggatcagtagttcctgagattagcgcgttcaatgaaacaaacaaagtcttcagcattataatattaagtatagatactgaagccaaaattttttctttcaattttttgactgtctgtctgtccgtgattttattggccgggcatcacgctgaaactactaaatgaattcaaatgaaacatggcacggtttaagaccttATTACGGAGGAGGTCagaagatactttttattgtgaaaataaaataagaaggggtgaaataggggttgaaagtttatatgggaagtccttcatttttagagttacagttttaaaaatttgattataaatcataaaaaatagaaGTATAatgtgattaattttttttttaatgcaaccCCTAAGgtagtgaaatagggcttgaaagtttacattgatttccacgcggaaaaagtcgcgggcgtccgctagttaaaataaATGGGGTTAATCGGTAAATATTCGAAATGATTGATATTTCTTATCGGCTGGTGACACTCAAGTTTCGTAACGCAAGACCCCGAAAGGCACTCGTCATCGAGAGCACGTGAAGTGCAATATGAGTTAGGCTATGTTCACACTTATGCagacaataggctagttgacactttttttaaatggtaataAATAGATTACTAACGTTCtgctagattaaaaaaatatattttcacatTATCTTTTTGAGACGACAttacatgaaattattaattttttaatttttaaagggccaaaacgcctgtcggccatgatggtctatatatCAACTGTTTCATGGCGTCAATATAACAAATCcattacaaacggagcgtttgacgaaaataatattatcagttGTTTTGACgattagtacatcaagtaacattatgACGTCACTAAATGGACGTTTATTACGtttggaaattttaaaaatacatgaattttaaattaagttttataagaaatccttaactgttattaattaatattgataaatttcGGACCCCTACTCCATGCGagattaatattgtataaactaaatttgttttaagattcaactaccctattgaaaTAGCCACAGACCTCATACTATATCAGTGTTTTCGATCCCGGCTCATTTTTACTATTTCGAGTTTCTTCTTTGAGTTTTTCATTAGTATATTTCAAGTTTgtctctaccaccggtttgtaGGACaaactctattaaaaaaaaacggcaagaaatttcatcatcatcattatataacTCATAtatggctcactattgagcacgagtctcctctcggagtcagaggggttaggctactagtccaccacgctggcccaatgcggattggcagtacctacgaagagaattgagaaaattctcagctgtGCAAGTTTCCTTGCGCTTTGAGGcaagagatatttaatttcttagaatgcacataactgataagttggaggtgcatgccccagaccggattcgaacgtctacaccctccaaatcgaaggcagaggtcatattcactgggctatcacggctatcaatTAGCAAATAGGGTCTagattaaacatattttaggCAGCGTTGCCTAAATGGCACAGTCAAAGATGTTAAAGGGCATGGTATTGCACTTTGATCAAAGAACCCTGTTTTGTCCGGATAATGACATGTTTGAGGGAATAGAGAGGGAATTTATGCAGTTGTTCACTAGAAACTTTCTATTTCTTTGGGCTACCATCTATAGGATGTAATAGTCGGTACATATACATTTATGCCTTAATTCTTAACATTTAGGACTCAGCATTCGTGAATTAATGTAGGTCGCGGCCTCTTGATTAGGCGTGGCAATACAATATAACTGTGTAGGGTCACCATATTGAGTGGAAATATAATAGGACATACTGAATTGCTCTTAGTGATATGGTAAAACTATAAAGTATGTACAATACTGGTTATAAGATTTTTGTGTAACTTGCTTGTAATAAACCTAAAGTATTAAAGGCCCAATAAACTGGCAAGAAAGCGAACAACACGCACCAGCTAATGAAGATACAGATAGGTAGGAAGCGGATGGATCTCCAAGGGATGATGGATCTTGTAgcctaaaatcaaacctatcaAACTCTTGGAATGGATATTTATGGTTGAAACCAAAAGGAGAGTGAGtgcaaatttttattaataatagacTCGCGCTTGACTACTACTAAtaatgcctgatggaaagcaataatgcggtctaagttggaggatcatcattatcaacccatattcggctcactgctgagcttgattctgagaggagactcgtcctctcagaatgagatcgattaggccaatagtccaccacgctggcccaatgcggattggcagactttacgcacgcagagaattgataaaattctctggtatgcaggttttctcacgatgttttccttcaccgtttgagacacgtgatatttagttcttaaaatgcacacaactgaaaagttgtaggtgcatgccccgagcATCTAGAAGATGCTCAATTATAactgtcaggaaacacaaacgctgGAAGGGCATTAAAAATTGTGCTGTGCGAAATATTTAACTTGAGCCTAACCATCATGCAACActaaccacagttggttttattGCGCATTTTAAAAGTATGGTAACCCTTGTTATTCGTTCCCATGCTCATATCAAGACATTCAATTGTAGCTATTAAACAAAATCGGTCACGATTTATCCCAAAGTTATTAACAACAATACCTATTATTGTTGTTACGTCTACCGCAGGTTTAGAGAGGcttctaattttttttcttcttttgacgcggaatataaaatgtaaaaccaACCAAGGGCGTGTCGGGaaacgcgcagtgtagggttccgtagtaatATGTCGACTGAGAATAGTGGTTTTTAGTCGGCCGATTAATACTTATCATCATAACTGAACTATCATccttggctggtggaaggcttcggccgttgctagttaccaccctaccatgtagaaaccgaagggtgtgtggattttcatccttctcctaccagttagcccgctttcttcttagattgcattatcacttactatcaggtgagattgttgtcaagggctaacttgtaaagaataaaaaaatcatctacaCATTAGGTACATGTATTACAGAACTTATTATAAGTAAGTTGCTGGTGAACACACATGAGGCTTGCCCATGTGCCTCAAATTAACATCAAGCGCGGGGTAGCGGGCATAAAGTTGCACTGGTTTTGCCTATGGCCCATGTCTGATGATCATGAGGCAAAAAATCTTTTGCATACAACTCATAGGCAAAGTTTTTCCACTTAACAAAAGTAGTCTTTTCTATTCAATAATCAATTACATTTCCTAATGCCTAAAAATCTCATATCTTATCTAGCTAGTGATAATCATCTATTGACTATAATCTACATACTTATTAGTCATGTCAAGGACATTAAAAAGATTAAAGCAGGTACGAAAGTAACTTAGTTGCGTGATTGACAGACGGACAATTTGCAATCAAGCACAAAAGGGAGTTGATAGTGATAACTGATGGGTACTTACTCATATTTGCAATTAATCATACAGGAATAACTTATCATTTTAAGATGGGATTTTGTAATTTCAACATAATATAGTCtctattataatatacctacgagtTACGACTAAtattgaacaaaatatttaaaaagtaaaatagtagattattatacaaggggctaaaacgacccattataatatacgaggtatttttcttaattatgttGTTTTCGAGGTATGTCCTAGAGCATAATAGAGATATAGGACATGTTTCAACTTGCCTCAAAACCTCCCCAAAAATGTCCACGAGCTCTCAAAATAGATGGGTAGTTAAGCACTATCCAATTGAatgcttaaaaaatatatcaaacagTTTAACTAACTTAAACTGCTTCAATTTTGTTTTCTGTAATCGGGTGCAATATAAATTAGTTACTTCCTTTcaagtaaatataaacaataacatGCTAAAGTTTCCGAATAGCCACACTCCTAATTTGTATCACAGGACATTATATCTAAGATCTACACCATTCCTTTTGGTTTGAccatagtcgggtaaaaatgcaAATTACTTACTTGCAAGTGAGTGCACAAGACTGAATATGCTCCAGTTTTCGTATTGCCTACACTCCTACACTGCAGGCCTGTACACTCCCGCCCTCACTACTTAGAAGGGGTGCCTCTATATAAAAAGTGAGAGTGTTCCACACGCAACATACATCGTTGTGGTTCCTGCGTGTGTGGTGtattaatcattttaattagttaattatttcatttttaattaatcgttttattttattgaatattaaataGTGTCGTGAAATGTTGCGTCAGTGTATTACTCTCGCGGTGTTGGGGTGTGCTTTCGCAACCCCCATAGCTCAATACCAAATACAGCAACAGGTTAGTGAAAGctactttttaaaataggttctatattttacaattaagaGTGTGAGTATTCcttgatttgatttaatattgCACTaggtttaataaattatttaatttttatttcagttcaaaccatagaattaaaaattttaatagttagtAAGAATTagtagaaatttttattttatactatgttcGTATTGCCAGTGAaatctactaataataattctgATAAGTCGTATCTATTAATCAAATGTGCATTAAGTTTTTCCAtcaatttttttgaaataaattcccGTTAGTATGTATGACTACAAGATATACGTGTATACAAGTATgactacaaattattatttaaatattatgattcTTATTGTGAgttatattatgattataattaatatgttattATATATAGCTACTCGAATAAAATgcttaattgtttaattaatcaGCTTAGCAAACCGGTGATTTGACCGGTCTTTCAGTAGCCGAGGAAATACCTCTTCCAACTTATAAGATGCTTAAAATggaacattttgtttttctttcatgaactaaatttttcaaaaagtttGATTTTCCTATTTTGAATTAATAAGTTCTCTAAACTGTCTTGTTCAAATGGATATTTTCAACGACTTGCTTTTTTGGATTATTTATAGGTATTACGAATGCGAATGTGAGTTTATTCGTTTGTTACGCCTCAAccactaaattaattttagaaattttaaagcTACTTTATCAATGAGTGTTGCTCATtgataaagttatatttatctCCATACAGACGGAAATAGGaactacgcagatgaaaccACGGAAATAGCTTACTAgaataaaagtcaaagtcaaaagtcaaaattcatttatttcaaaaaggcttagtttacaagctctttcgaaacgtcaggtaataatattaaacttaagataatggtgataataattattcgaaaacttaaaattaaagttacgagggttccaaacgcgccttggtccgagaagagcccacaaaaaaTTCAGCCAGGTTTATACCTAAATTAACCGCAATTGCAATTTACTGCGTTATTGCTCGTAAAAATTTTAGGACATTGTTGAAAACCACTAACTTTACAGTAGACAGTTACGTTTCTCTCgtaaacattaaatataatttacataactTTAAacctttttttcaaaattgtggTCTCGTCAATTCACGAACTAAGTAAGTatgcaatttttaaattgaaaaaaatacttatattgttgaattgtttgtttgttgttgtaaaATTACATTGTTTGTCCgcaattgttattaaattaacttaGGTAATTAACATAATACTGATATGTTGATTGCAAAGATTACTTACAGTTATTATACAATTATGATTATCTTCAAGCGTGGATTACATTACACTGTATGTAACTTATGTGTATTATTGATATCTGCGACGCGTTTATGAGgccattttgatttattttattttgagtcAATTCCTgataccttttcacggctaacgCAATTTGGAGTTTTGGTATAAGATAGAgataagttattatttaaaaactttcaaaGCATTTTTTATCTTAGGGAAAACTATGactcccgcgagatttgtgaaaacataGTTTCATGTGAACGGAATTGCAGACtattcatttataataatgaatatttataaaatttttagctctattttatttacttactggaATACTTTTTCTTTGAAAGTATTTTAGACCCTGAGCCTGGCCCTCAAGCCTAGACATAAAAATTCTAATATGTAGGCAATGTAGGTACATTCGAAACCATTCGAAGATCTAACTAAATGTAAATCTATCCAAGAACTGTTGAAGCACTGAATAGATCAAACTCAAAAATGATTAGGTACCTTTAACAACGAACGTTAAGAAAACTAAATCACTAAATATTCTTCTAGCAGGCGCCcgtgtgaaattctgtttttaactATGGAACTCTGAATATATCCGTTATAAAACTGGCTTTTTTTTGAATtctcatccaaatcggttcagcggtttagccgtaaaaatgtaacagacagacatttagATACGTTCGTATGTATGACACTGACACATTGACATAAATTGACCGTTCAAAGTCACATTAAAACCAACATTTTCGTGTTACGTGACTATACCTGACCAATTTACATGCAAGCTCACTAGTTAGCTGAAAACTGCTCTACAATGTTCACTGTTAATTTGCATAACATGTGTAACATTTAAAAAGCCGTACAACTATACGCAACCGGTCGCATTGTTACGGGTTACGTCATTGTAACCCAAAACTAGGTTGCACATTAACCAGATAATTGGCAGTTTCGTTTTATATTGATGTTTTTGGTACTCGGTCAGTGTAGgttaattttattgtgtaataTCACTTGCTCTCAAAGGGATCAATCAACCTTTAAATCCATTTTTTACAAGTCTGGTTGTGAATCATTAATGGATTGATTACAAcgttatttcttaattttagtgttttatttcttttctttttctaatcATTCTGCATTTCAAATCGCTCACCCTGGTCTTCTTTGTTTATCCTTCATTCTTCTTTGTAATCTACTGATTTAGTTTTATTACGCCTTAgtgacataataattatgaaataatattctatcgatctctaccaggcaatATTTTGTACGATTTGATTGATGCACCTACCTATATACTTCATAATCATCAACCTATTTCAATGACAAGCAAATCAGGGactgtagccaagtgacacggccattctctttctacgatcgcaaacgcttcgaaaactagaaaaatgtatgggaatgacatttgctatcgacaggtcacgagATCAAGATCTGGAAATTACCACCAGTCTTTCATTTGGGTGaatcactatccgtcgccattgtGCCATTATTTGCTTCCGTAACGGTCGCTGTATTTTAGCAGGATGAAGGAATCCCTCCACATCTACTGAGGCAGTACATCGGCGGCGGTCAGGCGCAAGCACAACACATCCCTCGACCTGCCCCACAGCCTGCGCCGGCGCCTGCGAGACTTGTAAGTTATTTAGTTTTAAGAACCTAATCCTTTTACGAATAGGTCTAGACTCTATTTTAGATGTTAAAGCTTCGCCAACAACAACTGGATGAATTAAATGCAGTAAAGTTACATAGGTATTATGAGATGGTCATTTCGGATGAGATGGGAGTGCTAACTGAGAAAGTATATTTAATCTTAGAATAATAAATGGTTTCAACATTGTAGATAAGACCATTTTATGTagtttacctacataaaatgttctttcttctaaactaatattacaaagaggtaagaTTAGGTTTTCGTTTGTTTGTAACGATTTAACTCGAAAACTACTAGATCAATgataaaaactctttcaccattAAAAAGCTACATCTTTACCGACCGAgtaacataaattatattttatcccagtattcttatGTAAacaggaactacacgggtgaaaccgtggcgCGGCTGCAAGTTCTTAATATGTCTTTTGTGTTCTTTGCTATCCAGCCTTACAATGTCCAAGAGGAGCAGTACCAGCCCAGACCCCAGTACCAGCCGCAACCACAGGCTCCCCCTCAGCAGCAATACAGACCTCAACAGCAGCGAGAGCCAGAAGACTATGACGTAAGTTATCATCATtcttacttttaaatataagcCTTACCTCAATCTACGTTTGGCTACCTAAAAAAACTTAGTAAAAAGCTTTACTTAGTTTTATCCttgatttggaaaaaaatagcaAACTATTATGTTAGTGACAATCAGTGTCGTCAACACACTGAAAAAATTGTCTAAAAAGCCTTAAAGACCATCCTTCATCATTTGAGATCTGAAATTTTAACGGTTTGTCAGTCTATAGTTTCCTACAGCTGGTACCTATATTAGTCTGACTCAAACTTGTAACTTACAATAACGAAGATCTGACCATTTTAAGTTCCAGCTCTAAAAGTATGTAAGCGTTGAAGTCATAATCATGTGAATTTAGGAACTTCACAATCACGATCTTCCTCATTGTCATTAATGCTTAACATAACTTACTTTGTCCTCCCAATTTTCCTCAAAATTGTCTGTCCtctgaatgaaatgaaaaaatgaatGACTGAAATAACTCTATAAAGCTACGTGTTTGTAGCATATTTTTATTGGCGTTACTATACGGTATTATATTATACGCTCGTGAAATACTAAAACTCTCATAGGACTGAAGGATGTCATTCAAAAGCCTTTTATAGATCttcaatcaattttattacATCACTCAATTTCATATCATAACTTATGCTGTAATAAGTGGCTACTTAAATAGAAAGCTTCGTTATATTAAATTAGCAGTTCCAAATAAagtgtaatttaattattctgATCTAAATAAGCCGCTTCACGACAGGTTACATAAACTTGCGAGCTTAAAACAGGATTAAAGCCAAGCGTTTACGTGTCGGGTTTAAATTGctctcctaatttatatactgATACCAAATGCTGACCAgaagaatttatattttctgttcAAGTAAAGTAAGCTGCTTTCACAACGTTCATTAGACGTTTCCGTATAATAATACTGTTGGGTATATCTAATACGTGCGGATCAGTTATCGTGGTAGGATCGTTCGTCGACACAAGTTTAACTTTCACTCTAAACTGGATTGTCTCGTTCATATAACTACGTTTGATAGGGCAATTGGACCACTTGTGGAAGAAATAGAATGTCTGCTTTTATATCTATAAAGAAGTTAAGTGGTGTATGCAAGGAAGTCGTTATTTTAATTGAGCTTGTGGATAATATGGGATTATCTAATTAAATGACAGATATTAGAAGTTATATGCAGTTTATCGATGTTATTTTATAACCAAACTGCAAATAACTTTTAATCAGTAATACTTTAATAGCAAATCCACGTGAACAAAGTATATCTAGCATTACCAGCGCTATATATAATAGGATTTACTTCGAAATTAgatatatgtaaaataattttttttttcagtattacTACCACGACTTGTATTCGAGGTTGTCGATTTATGACAGTAGATCTAtatcttacaaaaaaaataaaaaaagttaactcTTACGTAACATCGACagtttacctactcgtatacttacgtagcaatattattaaattgactattttaatttatgcaaaataattttctttaataagtaatataataaataatacataataataaataataaataagtaatataatacaTTTACTTTTCTTTCAGCCTCATCCTTCCTACCAGTTCGGCTTTGATGTCAACGATGACCAGTTCACCAACTACCAGAACCGTAAAGAGCAAAGAGAAGGTGACGTCATCAAGGGCTCCTACTCCGTCGTAGACAGCGATGGTTTCATCAGAACCGTGACCTATACTGCTGATCCTAAGGAAGGTTTCAGGGCTGAGGTAAggacattcattattatcaaaaaacttttttttaatgacaaagTGCTGGTTAGGCACCATCCATCTCTTTTAGAATAGAGACGATTTGGAGTTAAGACAGGTAGGTTTAtagtgaaaataattaattttgtaactgttattattaaatgtgaGTCATTAATGTAACAACCATTATCCGATCGTTTTAAATCAAACAGACTGCTTAACGTTCTCAGTGAGGCACCATCACCCTCAAAaacttcttgtaaaaaagtttagAATATTTCTAATCCCAAtctctaaccactggaccatcgCTCTcatagtaggtataaaattcattatttacttaaatttactttatttctgtAGGTATCCCGTCAACCCACCGACATCGTGGTCAAGATCCCAACCCCCAAACCCCAAGTCCTCCAGCCCCAAGTTCCTCAGCTGCAGCAACAGCACCAGCAACAACACCAGCCACAGCACCAACAACAACAGAGaccacaacaacaacaaaacccACAATACTACCGCTacgaataattaaattgttattacaCTTACAGAAAAAATCCGATTATCAGAACCATTGTTAATGACTGTATTGATAAAAGCagcaatattttgtttatttgaaatcgTTGTTTCCAAAAAAGtggaaaataacgaaataattaatttaaataaaatcaattaaaataactttacaaCAGCCGAGGAATTGAAATCCGAAATAATGAATACCACACAATTTTTGActaatttaatataacaataccAAGTTTTAAAAAGAACTAGAATCATGATTAGTATTCCATTCAAGATCTTAACGGGAGTCAAAAGTATTCTAAAAATCTATTGATTTATCTTTATCACCgcttaatttatattgtttttaaattcatttatttataatatcaaaaaaatgcATTAGTATGCTTGTAGACATTATTTTCCTCATTAGTGACTTACATTAAATATccttctcatttatttaattcataaatcgcaccatatttcaatatttctttctttctttttcataTTTCTTACTCATTTTACAGGATTAGTATTATATTAATCGGGATAGTCGGATTTTGACTGTATTTATTATGACCGGTACCGCACAGGGTACAGTTTTACTACCTTAAGTGTTCCTTTTTCATACTGGTTAAATGATGTTGACACCAATGTTTTAATCTATAATGGATATCTATGATTTCAAATCATTAGTTCGATAGTGTTTCGATCAATGATGTTGGCGAAGTGTTAGATATCAATTAACAGATAAActtgtattattaaatttaatgtagTTGTTTAGTATAGAAATCTAATTGTGAACTATTAGGATAGGATTTTGAAATCTAAGTCCCACTGAAcgaataaatttt
This window contains:
- the LOC112045222 gene encoding cuticle protein 19.8 isoform X1 — protein: MLRQCITLAVLGCAFATPIAQYQIQQQQDEGIPPHLLRQYIGGGQAQAQHIPRPAPQPAPAPARLPYNVQEEQYQPRPQYQPQPQAPPQQQYRPQQQREPEDYDPHPSYQFGFDVNDDQFTNYQNRKEQREGDVIKGSYSVVDSDGFIRTVTYTADPKEGFRAEVSRQPTDIVVKIPTPKPQVLQPQVPQLQQQHQQQHQPQHQQQQRPQQQQNPQYYRYE
- the LOC112045222 gene encoding cuticle protein 19.8 isoform X2, which translates into the protein MLRQCITLAVLGCAFATPIAQYQIQQQDEGIPPHLLRQYIGGGQAQAQHIPRPAPQPAPAPARLPYNVQEEQYQPRPQYQPQPQAPPQQQYRPQQQREPEDYDPHPSYQFGFDVNDDQFTNYQNRKEQREGDVIKGSYSVVDSDGFIRTVTYTADPKEGFRAEVSRQPTDIVVKIPTPKPQVLQPQVPQLQQQHQQQHQPQHQQQQRPQQQQNPQYYRYE